A region from the Candidatus Electrothrix scaldis genome encodes:
- a CDS encoding DUF615 domain-containing protein gives MKLSRSEQKRRIKQVEELVEELAVLPPSLLAELPVDEEVRLLFREVDGLKGGSRKRQIKYITKLLRDEPNEELYAFLKKRKGTELEKKKQFHELEYLRDILIEEAIMARRQAKAEYADLTEDWSSEVVADIAEQLPSVDQHELHRLGFLFAMTRSKQHSREIFRLLQAAQERELVARKMEEE, from the coding sequence ATGAAGTTGAGTAGATCTGAGCAGAAACGCAGGATAAAGCAGGTGGAGGAGCTGGTAGAAGAATTGGCTGTTCTCCCGCCGAGTCTGTTGGCTGAACTCCCTGTGGACGAAGAAGTGCGCCTGCTTTTTCGGGAGGTTGATGGGCTCAAAGGCGGATCAAGAAAACGGCAGATTAAGTATATCACCAAGCTCCTGCGAGATGAACCGAACGAGGAACTCTATGCCTTCCTGAAAAAGCGCAAGGGTACGGAGTTGGAGAAGAAGAAACAGTTTCATGAGCTGGAGTATCTGCGGGATATCCTGATTGAGGAGGCCATCATGGCTCGGCGCCAAGCCAAGGCCGAGTATGCGGACTTGACTGAGGATTGGTCATCCGAAGTTGTGGCGGACATTGCGGAACAATTGCCCTCGGTGGATCAGCACGAGCTGCATCGGCTCGGCTTTCTCTTTGCCATGACCCGGAGCAAGCAGCATAGTCGGGAGATCTTTCGCCTTCTTCAGGCAGCGCAGGAACGGGAGTTGGTGGCGCGGAAGATGGAGGAAGAGTAA
- a CDS encoding type II toxin-antitoxin system PrlF family antitoxin, which translates to MEAAITTKLTSKSQATIPEKIRKILGLHPGDSVAFELNEERRVFIRKATPIDFEFSKALEGTLSEWLSENDEEAYRDL; encoded by the coding sequence ATGGAAGCTGCCATTACAACTAAACTCACCAGTAAAAGTCAGGCCACCATTCCTGAAAAAATCAGAAAGATCCTGGGACTTCACCCCGGCGACTCTGTGGCCTTTGAATTGAATGAGGAGCGCAGGGTCTTTATCCGCAAAGCTACCCCGATAGATTTCGAGTTTTCCAAAGCTCTTGAAGGCACCCTTTCCGAGTGGTTGTCAGAAAATGATGAAGAGGCATACCGTGACTTATAA
- a CDS encoding type II toxin-antitoxin system PemK/MazF family toxin — MTYKRFDVVVVPFPFTDQHSEKRRPALVLSDADSFNDPTENCVLAMITSSKNTDWPLDVPIGSISKAGLPAPSKVRMKMFTLDSRLIIRKTGVLSTKDQEGVRQSLEALFGL, encoded by the coding sequence GTGACTTATAAACGATTTGATGTCGTGGTGGTTCCTTTTCCGTTCACGGATCAACACAGTGAGAAAAGACGGCCTGCCCTGGTTCTGTCGGATGCGGACAGTTTTAATGATCCCACGGAAAACTGTGTTTTGGCTATGATCACCAGCAGTAAAAATACCGACTGGCCCCTTGATGTTCCCATAGGAAGTATCAGCAAAGCCGGTCTTCCGGCGCCCTCCAAGGTGCGGATGAAAATGTTCACCTTGGACAGCCGCCTCATTATTCGGAAGACAGGTGTGTTGTCAACCAAAGATCAGGAGGGGGTTCGGCAGAGCCTGGAAGCATTGTTCGGCCTTTGA
- the edd gene encoding phosphogluconate dehydratase — protein sequence MHTTVKQVTLRIIERSKVTRTSYLEQIKQVARKRAEGSFRMQLPSSNLAHDLAGCPSCRSALLDKNTPNIGIITAYNDVISAHQPLGAYPELIKAAVAEAGGNAQVAGGVPAMCDGVTQGEPGMDLSLMSRDVIALSTVIALSHNVFDGALLLGVCDKIMPGLLMGGLQYGHLPMILVPGGPMQSGIGNKEKNQVRERFAKGEVGEEELLASECRAYHSPGTCTFYGTANSNQLLAEMLGLHLPGASFVNAETELRIALTQAAARQVVRNSHLGDEYIPIGEIVSEKAVVNALVGLLATGGSTNETMHLVAIAKAAGIQINWDDFAELSQIVPLLVRIYPNGSGDINSFQQAGGMALLIRELLEGGLVHEDVQTVVGPGLSRYLEQPVLEKDSVVWQDGPKQSRDSAIIAPLAQSFAAISGIKLLSGNLGRAIMKISALADGEDTLVEAPAMVFQSQQELEQAFHAGQLDRDLVAVLRFQGPRANGMPELHKLITWLAISMERGYTIGLVTDGRLSGASGKVPFAIHCTPEAAAGGLLAKVQDGDMICMDARKGLLELRVAKEELDKREAVQLSSRYTAQGHPIFSVLRNALSGAEEGASALWAAESI from the coding sequence ATGCATACAACCGTTAAGCAGGTCACTCTCCGTATCATTGAGCGCAGCAAAGTAACTCGCACCTCCTACTTAGAGCAAATCAAACAGGTTGCCCGGAAACGTGCAGAAGGTTCTTTTCGTATGCAGCTGCCGAGCAGCAATCTTGCCCACGATTTGGCTGGCTGTCCCTCCTGCCGTTCTGCTCTGCTGGATAAGAACACACCCAATATCGGGATTATTACCGCGTATAACGATGTCATCTCGGCCCATCAACCCTTGGGTGCCTATCCTGAACTCATCAAGGCGGCAGTGGCCGAGGCCGGGGGAAATGCCCAGGTCGCCGGTGGCGTGCCAGCCATGTGTGACGGTGTCACCCAGGGTGAGCCGGGCATGGACCTGAGCCTGATGAGCCGGGACGTGATAGCCTTGTCCACGGTAATCGCCCTGTCCCATAATGTCTTTGACGGTGCCCTGCTGCTGGGGGTCTGTGATAAGATCATGCCGGGCCTGCTCATGGGCGGGCTGCAATATGGTCATCTGCCCATGATCTTAGTACCCGGAGGGCCGATGCAATCCGGTATCGGCAATAAGGAAAAGAATCAGGTGCGGGAGCGTTTTGCCAAAGGCGAGGTGGGAGAGGAAGAGCTCCTGGCCTCGGAGTGCCGCGCCTATCATAGTCCAGGAACCTGCACCTTTTACGGCACTGCCAATTCTAATCAGCTGCTTGCCGAGATGTTGGGGCTGCACCTGCCAGGGGCCTCTTTTGTCAATGCCGAGACTGAGCTGCGGATAGCCTTGACCCAGGCAGCTGCACGACAGGTCGTGCGCAATAGCCATCTGGGGGATGAATATATTCCTATAGGTGAGATAGTCAGCGAGAAAGCAGTGGTCAACGCTTTGGTCGGTTTGCTGGCAACAGGTGGTTCCACCAACGAGACCATGCATCTAGTGGCTATCGCCAAGGCCGCCGGGATTCAGATCAACTGGGATGATTTTGCCGAGCTTTCTCAGATCGTGCCACTCCTGGTGCGGATCTATCCTAACGGTTCAGGCGACATCAACTCCTTCCAGCAGGCAGGAGGTATGGCCCTGCTGATTCGGGAACTCCTGGAGGGTGGTCTGGTTCATGAAGATGTGCAGACCGTGGTAGGCCCTGGTTTGAGCAGATACCTGGAGCAGCCCGTCTTGGAAAAGGACAGCGTGGTCTGGCAGGATGGGCCGAAACAGAGTCGTGATTCTGCCATTATTGCTCCCTTGGCCCAGTCTTTTGCAGCAATCAGTGGTATCAAGCTGCTATCCGGCAATTTGGGCCGGGCCATCATGAAGATCTCTGCCTTGGCCGATGGCGAAGATACCCTGGTTGAGGCCCCGGCCATGGTTTTTCAAAGTCAGCAGGAGCTGGAACAGGCCTTTCATGCTGGTCAGCTGGATCGGGATCTGGTGGCGGTGCTCCGCTTTCAGGGGCCAAGGGCTAATGGGATGCCTGAGCTGCATAAGCTGATTACCTGGTTGGCGATCAGTATGGAACGAGGTTATACGATCGGCTTGGTGACCGACGGACGGCTTTCCGGGGCCTCGGGTAAGGTGCCCTTTGCCATTCATTGTACCCCGGAGGCCGCAGCCGGTGGTTTACTGGCTAAGGTGCAGGATGGGGACATGATCTGCATGGATGCACGCAAGGGCCTTTTAGAGCTCAGGGTAGCGAAAGAGGAGCTGGATAAGCGGGAAGCGGTGCAGTTGTCGAGTCGCTATACGGCCCAGGGACACCCGATTTTTTCTGTTTTACGGAATGCATTATCTGGTGCCGAAGAAGGAGCCAGTGCTCTTTGGGCGGCGGAATCAATCTGA
- a CDS encoding bifunctional 4-hydroxy-2-oxoglutarate aldolase/2-dehydro-3-deoxy-phosphogluconate aldolase, which yields MDKVISAPEVLLAGPVIPVIVINDPDHAVPLAQALVTGGIRVLEITLRSDAALEAIRRIRSNVPEALVGAGTVLSGQDLQAVAEAGGYFAISPGLTPSLLSAAEQMSIPLIPGVASASELMMALEAGLTELKFFPAQAAGGVEMLKSFAGPFPQVRFCPTGGITPENYREYLALKNVACVGGSWLVPAEKIAQGDWGALTQLAREAVAGAARIS from the coding sequence ATGGACAAGGTGATAAGCGCACCGGAGGTGCTCTTGGCGGGACCGGTTATTCCGGTGATTGTTATTAACGATCCTGACCATGCTGTTCCCTTGGCCCAGGCTCTGGTGACAGGCGGGATCAGGGTGCTGGAGATAACCTTGCGTAGTGATGCGGCCCTTGAAGCGATTCGTCGTATACGATCAAATGTCCCGGAAGCCTTGGTTGGGGCAGGGACGGTACTTTCAGGGCAGGATTTGCAGGCGGTGGCAGAGGCGGGAGGCTATTTTGCCATCAGTCCTGGACTGACTCCAAGCCTTCTGTCTGCGGCGGAGCAGATGAGCATCCCTCTGATTCCTGGGGTGGCAAGCGCCTCAGAATTGATGATGGCCCTGGAAGCTGGCCTGACCGAGCTGAAGTTTTTTCCTGCTCAGGCAGCTGGTGGGGTGGAGATGCTCAAGTCCTTTGCCGGACCTTTTCCCCAGGTCCGCTTTTGTCCCACCGGTGGCATTACCCCGGAAAACTATAGAGAATATCTTGCTCTAAAAAATGTGGCTTGCGTGGGCGGCTCCTGGCTGGTTCCGGCGGAGAAGATTGCCCAAGGTGACTGGGGGGCTCTCACTCAACTGGCTCGGGAGGCCGTGGCAGGGGCAGCAAGGATTTCCTGA
- a CDS encoding metallophosphoesterase family protein encodes MTALTKTCVIGDIHGCLNSLHNLLNMIENEADTFVFLGDYIDRGSESKEVVETILEFKKKHRNVITLLGNHEIMLINYLRGYDDGTFLRAGGKETLLSYGIKPKIKPDKAAKLFPEEHMNFFKELPLLWENEHAIYAHAGIEPGVHLSRQVSSYCLWARDEFIRTPYKFTKPVVFGHTVFREPLVQENKIGIDTGAVYGGKLTALILPEKRFLSVDGEKTKFSPRLT; translated from the coding sequence ATGACAGCTCTAACAAAAACCTGTGTTATTGGTGATATCCACGGATGTCTGAACTCTCTGCATAATCTCCTGAATATGATAGAGAATGAAGCAGATACCTTTGTCTTTCTTGGCGATTATATCGACCGAGGTTCAGAGTCCAAGGAAGTTGTCGAGACTATTCTGGAGTTTAAGAAAAAACACAGGAACGTAATCACACTTTTAGGCAATCACGAAATCATGCTGATCAACTATCTGCGTGGATATGATGACGGGACCTTTCTGCGGGCTGGAGGCAAGGAAACCCTGCTAAGCTACGGCATTAAGCCGAAAATAAAACCGGACAAGGCGGCAAAACTCTTCCCTGAAGAACATATGAATTTCTTCAAAGAGTTGCCCTTATTATGGGAAAATGAGCATGCGATCTATGCCCATGCAGGTATTGAGCCAGGGGTGCATCTCTCTCGCCAGGTGAGCAGCTATTGCCTTTGGGCCAGGGACGAATTTATCCGGACCCCCTACAAATTTACCAAGCCGGTTGTCTTCGGCCATACGGTTTTTCGGGAGCCCCTTGTCCAGGAAAACAAGATCGGCATTGATACCGGCGCAGTCTACGGAGGGAAGCTCACTGCCCTGATTCTGCCGGAGAAAAGGTTTCTCTCGGTTGATGGCGAAAAGACCAAATTTTCTCCCCGCCTTACCTGA
- a CDS encoding cellulase family glycosylhydrolase, translated as MPQKQIHTGLPRVILLHCLFLLVSLLIRIGTAAATPINLLGNPGAESGTASWYTFGGGPVLQVSSAQAHSDGFSFFSTGRTQFYHGPAYDITSLITGDQILADERSTASVWVYHSESGDQALHLNYKIQDGSGTHYYTIENETVPPNTWVKIVGHIFFNIPSSITRGELYIVSDSGTTFDFYADDFFLGVTEDYDPPTSSTPNNTAQDFIRASGRNLLAPGGDKNIVLQGINLTVPADSTDTAQDIWDTKSLALEDFTRIADMGFNAVRLHLNYITFEEDDNPGVFKEDGWHWLDRVLSFARQTGLYVMLDMHRPQGGYQSDKTQGFSAFWDGNGAAPNTANQDRLIALWQAIADRYKYETAILGYDLINEPRPNNTTEWIGLAEQIIAAIRAVDPNHMIVLEVPFIPGYIMTTVTDSNVLYDSHFYYPWDYSIQYSAAYGKAGQLWGKYDPADPVYLDSSYEIVPEGTAGAKAFNKANLAEVLAGEILEFAAANNVPVDVGEFGIVWEAFAEDVGAIPYLRDLYAVFKGENEQGMQVGSFYFSYQGNTFGLYNNWSGFQPGASHLNEPLKDFFQEVFSKKIALAPILMLLL; from the coding sequence ATGCCACAAAAACAGATTCATACCGGATTACCTCGCGTTATTTTGCTCCATTGTCTTTTTCTGCTTGTCTCTCTGCTCATTCGTATAGGAACAGCAGCGGCAACACCCATTAATCTTCTCGGCAATCCAGGTGCAGAAAGTGGAACAGCGTCCTGGTACACCTTTGGCGGTGGCCCGGTGCTCCAGGTCTCTTCAGCTCAAGCCCATAGTGACGGATTCAGTTTTTTCAGTACCGGAAGGACCCAGTTTTATCATGGACCAGCATACGATATCACGTCTCTGATAACCGGAGATCAGATCTTGGCAGATGAGCGCTCCACAGCCTCGGTTTGGGTATACCATAGCGAAAGCGGAGACCAGGCCCTACATCTGAATTACAAAATCCAGGATGGCAGCGGAACCCACTATTATACTATAGAAAATGAAACCGTACCGCCAAACACCTGGGTGAAGATCGTTGGACATATCTTTTTCAATATACCGTCCTCAATCACGCGAGGAGAATTGTATATCGTCAGTGACAGCGGGACGACATTTGATTTTTACGCTGATGATTTTTTTCTTGGTGTCACCGAGGATTACGATCCGCCAACGTCCAGTACGCCTAATAATACTGCGCAGGATTTTATTCGCGCTTCAGGCCGGAATCTGCTTGCTCCTGGGGGGGATAAAAATATCGTTCTTCAGGGAATTAATCTGACGGTTCCCGCAGATAGCACTGACACTGCGCAGGATATCTGGGATACAAAATCTCTTGCTTTGGAGGATTTCACCCGGATAGCGGATATGGGGTTTAACGCTGTTCGTCTCCATCTCAACTATATCACCTTTGAAGAAGACGATAATCCCGGTGTGTTCAAGGAAGATGGTTGGCATTGGCTTGATCGGGTGCTCTCTTTTGCCCGTCAAACAGGGCTGTACGTTATGCTGGATATGCACAGGCCTCAGGGAGGATATCAGAGCGATAAGACGCAGGGCTTTTCCGCTTTTTGGGATGGTAACGGTGCTGCCCCGAACACCGCGAATCAGGATCGGTTGATTGCCCTTTGGCAGGCGATTGCTGATAGGTATAAGTACGAGACTGCTATCCTGGGCTATGATTTGATCAATGAGCCGCGTCCCAATAATACAACGGAGTGGATTGGTCTGGCCGAACAAATAATTGCAGCAATCAGGGCTGTTGATCCGAACCATATGATTGTGCTGGAGGTTCCGTTTATTCCCGGTTACATAATGACGACGGTCACGGATAGCAATGTCTTATACGATTCCCATTTTTATTATCCCTGGGATTACTCTATTCAGTACTCAGCAGCCTATGGTAAGGCTGGTCAGCTCTGGGGAAAATATGATCCTGCCGACCCTGTTTATCTGGACAGCAGTTATGAAATAGTGCCGGAGGGGACAGCTGGTGCGAAGGCATTTAATAAGGCGAACCTTGCCGAGGTCCTTGCCGGGGAGATTCTCGAATTTGCTGCGGCTAATAATGTTCCTGTGGATGTGGGAGAGTTCGGTATAGTTTGGGAGGCCTTTGCAGAGGATGTCGGGGCGATTCCGTATTTGCGTGATCTATACGCGGTTTTTAAAGGTGAGAATGAACAGGGGATGCAGGTCGGCAGTTTCTATTTTTCCTATCAGGGAAATACCTTTGGTCTTTATAATAACTGGTCCGGTTTTCAGCCTGGGGCGAGTCATCTGAACGAACCACTCAAGGATTTTTTCCAGGAAGTTTTTTCGAAGAAGATAGCCCTGGCTCCGATCCTCATGTTACTCCTGTAA
- the dnaE gene encoding DNA polymerase III subunit alpha, with protein MSIPFVHLHVHTQYSMLDGAIRLGDLIDKTQSYGMNAVAVTDHGAMYGALEFYTKANKAGIKPLVGCEFYISETDHLIHDKSAGHNFHIVLLAMNETGYRNLMKLASIAQTAGFYYRPRIDRKLLFAHQEGLIVLTACLHGEIPWTITHQGLGKAKEKALSLQQVFGDRLYFEIQENGIPEQRTVNDGLMELGNDLGIKLVATNDCHYLNREESYAHEVLLCIQTSKTINDANRFKFSTDELYFKPPDVMAEQFSYCPEALANTLEVADRCNLELEFNDHHFPIFPVPEGESLESLFEQACRDGLEQRLDHLRSLQDVAQELEQQYRDRLDMEIGVIQEMGFSGYFLIVADFINWAKSQKIPVGPGRGSGAGSLAAFCMSITDIDPIPYGLLFERFLNVERVSMPDFDVDFCKERRDEVIDYVRRRYGGDDHVAQIVAYGSMKARAVLRDVGRVLEVPLPVVDKIAKLVPDELKITLKKAIDKESRLRDAMQQDPAVRELLTVAQTLEGLSRHKSTHAAGVVVSPKAMVEYLPVCVGSKKEILTQYDMKFTEMTGLIKFDFLGLKTLTVIDRALRLIKQDIGTEVDLSKIAMDDQRTYDLLCAGNSLGVFQLESDGMRELLIKMAPEQFTDLIALVALYRPGPLDSGMVDQFVETKHGRRPPEYPLPQIKPVLEETYGVIVYQEQVMKISNILASYSLGDADILRRAMGKKIPEVMEEERGKFMAGARGNNIPEEKAAYVFDLMSKFAGYGFNKSHSAAYALVAYHTAYLKAHYPAQFLAALLSCDVDNTDKVVKYINECKQMSIPVLPPDINESHKDFTVINDRVRFGLGAVKNVGGSALDSMIKEREENGPYTSLADFCGRVDSSKVNRKVLENLIKAGALDSLQVKRAQLMEVLDQALEQAKAVQRDRLSGQMNLFAVAGAGEGENSQAAAEIKFPDMPEWPNLKRLSYEKETIGFFLTGHPLDGVIDTIRMVADADIAALENWREGQAVRIGGLIQQYKEHISKKGDRMAFTVLEDMSSSVEVIVFPETFARCSQFLGKDEPLIVLGTIQQGERGAKVIAEDIYPLGKAMEQFTEQAAIRLPADRVSRNQLVELKELIYQFHGATPIKLTLHFDGRGEVDILPMKDITVRPCPDFFNKVKVSFGPRCLSMQMRQAEVQRKKRFGGGRDR; from the coding sequence ATGTCCATCCCCTTTGTCCATCTCCACGTCCACACCCAGTACTCCATGCTCGACGGGGCTATTCGCCTTGGCGACCTGATTGATAAAACCCAGTCCTACGGCATGAACGCTGTGGCGGTCACCGATCACGGGGCCATGTACGGAGCTCTGGAGTTCTACACCAAGGCCAATAAGGCCGGAATCAAGCCCTTAGTGGGCTGCGAGTTCTATATCTCGGAGACCGACCATCTCATCCATGACAAGAGTGCGGGCCATAATTTCCATATTGTGCTTCTGGCTATGAATGAGACCGGCTACCGTAATTTGATGAAGCTGGCCTCCATCGCCCAGACAGCGGGTTTTTATTATAGACCCCGCATTGATCGCAAACTGCTCTTTGCCCACCAGGAAGGACTGATTGTCCTGACTGCCTGCCTGCACGGTGAAATCCCCTGGACCATTACCCATCAAGGGCTGGGAAAGGCCAAGGAAAAGGCCTTGAGTTTGCAGCAGGTCTTTGGTGATCGTCTCTACTTTGAGATCCAGGAAAACGGTATCCCGGAGCAACGAACAGTCAATGATGGCCTGATGGAGCTGGGCAATGACTTAGGGATTAAGCTGGTGGCCACCAATGACTGCCATTACCTCAACCGGGAAGAGTCCTATGCCCACGAGGTTCTGCTTTGTATTCAGACCAGCAAGACCATCAACGATGCCAATCGTTTTAAATTTTCCACTGACGAGCTCTATTTCAAGCCACCGGATGTCATGGCCGAGCAGTTTAGCTATTGTCCTGAGGCCCTGGCAAATACCCTGGAGGTGGCAGACCGCTGTAACCTGGAGCTTGAATTCAACGACCATCATTTCCCCATTTTTCCTGTGCCAGAGGGCGAATCCCTGGAAAGCCTGTTTGAGCAGGCTTGTCGGGATGGTCTGGAGCAACGGCTTGATCATCTGCGCAGTCTTCAGGATGTTGCCCAGGAATTAGAGCAACAGTACCGTGATCGGCTGGATATGGAGATCGGGGTTATTCAGGAAATGGGTTTTTCCGGTTACTTCCTTATTGTGGCTGATTTCATCAACTGGGCCAAGAGTCAGAAGATCCCTGTTGGTCCTGGCCGTGGTTCCGGGGCAGGCAGTCTGGCTGCCTTTTGCATGTCCATCACTGATATTGATCCCATCCCCTATGGCCTGCTGTTTGAGCGTTTCCTGAACGTGGAGCGGGTTTCCATGCCTGACTTTGACGTGGATTTCTGCAAGGAGCGGCGGGACGAGGTGATTGATTATGTCCGCCGCCGCTACGGCGGGGATGACCATGTGGCACAGATCGTGGCCTACGGTTCCATGAAGGCTCGGGCGGTGCTTCGGGATGTGGGCCGGGTTTTAGAGGTGCCCCTGCCTGTGGTGGATAAGATTGCTAAACTGGTACCAGATGAACTGAAGATCACCCTGAAAAAGGCTATCGACAAGGAGTCCCGTCTTCGGGATGCCATGCAGCAGGACCCTGCGGTCCGGGAACTGCTCACCGTGGCCCAAACCTTGGAGGGACTGTCCCGTCATAAATCCACCCATGCAGCTGGGGTGGTGGTTTCCCCCAAGGCGATGGTGGAGTATCTGCCGGTCTGTGTTGGCTCCAAAAAAGAGATCCTGACCCAGTACGATATGAAGTTCACCGAGATGACCGGGCTGATCAAGTTCGACTTTCTCGGTCTTAAAACCCTGACCGTGATTGACCGGGCCCTGCGCCTGATCAAGCAGGACATCGGTACTGAGGTGGACCTGAGTAAAATTGCGATGGATGATCAGCGCACCTACGATCTCCTCTGCGCAGGCAACAGTCTGGGCGTGTTTCAGCTGGAGAGCGACGGGATGCGGGAGTTATTGATCAAGATGGCACCGGAGCAGTTTACGGACCTGATCGCCCTGGTAGCCCTGTATCGGCCTGGCCCCTTGGATTCCGGCATGGTGGATCAATTTGTTGAGACCAAGCACGGTCGTCGCCCGCCAGAGTACCCGCTGCCCCAGATTAAGCCTGTCCTGGAAGAGACCTACGGGGTTATCGTCTACCAGGAACAGGTTATGAAGATCTCTAATATCCTGGCCTCCTACAGCCTGGGTGATGCGGATATTCTCCGCCGGGCTATGGGAAAGAAGATCCCCGAGGTTATGGAGGAGGAACGGGGCAAGTTCATGGCCGGGGCCCGGGGCAATAATATCCCGGAAGAAAAGGCGGCCTACGTATTTGATCTTATGTCTAAATTTGCGGGTTACGGATTTAATAAATCACACTCCGCCGCCTACGCCCTGGTGGCCTACCATACTGCCTATCTCAAGGCCCATTATCCGGCCCAATTCCTGGCTGCCCTGCTTTCCTGTGATGTTGATAACACGGACAAGGTGGTCAAGTACATCAACGAGTGCAAGCAGATGTCCATCCCGGTTTTGCCGCCGGATATCAACGAGTCCCATAAAGATTTCACGGTTATCAACGATAGGGTTCGTTTTGGACTGGGGGCTGTGAAGAATGTGGGTGGTTCAGCTCTGGATTCTATGATCAAGGAGAGGGAGGAAAACGGCCCTTATACCTCCCTGGCGGATTTCTGCGGTCGGGTTGATTCCAGTAAGGTGAATCGCAAGGTCCTGGAGAATCTCATTAAGGCCGGGGCCCTTGACTCCTTGCAGGTGAAACGGGCCCAGCTCATGGAGGTCTTGGATCAGGCCCTGGAGCAGGCCAAGGCCGTGCAGCGTGATCGCCTCAGTGGCCAGATGAACCTCTTTGCTGTGGCGGGCGCAGGGGAAGGAGAAAATAGTCAGGCAGCAGCAGAAATTAAATTTCCCGATATGCCAGAGTGGCCGAACCTGAAGAGGCTTTCCTATGAGAAGGAGACCATAGGCTTCTTTCTGACCGGGCACCCTCTGGACGGGGTGATTGATACCATCCGCATGGTTGCTGATGCAGATATCGCTGCCTTAGAAAATTGGCGGGAAGGACAGGCGGTCCGTATCGGAGGCCTGATTCAGCAGTACAAGGAGCATATCTCCAAGAAGGGTGACCGGATGGCTTTTACGGTATTGGAGGATATGAGTTCCAGCGTTGAGGTCATTGTTTTTCCTGAGACCTTTGCCCGTTGCTCTCAATTTCTTGGTAAGGACGAGCCCCTGATTGTCCTTGGTACTATCCAGCAGGGAGAGCGGGGTGCCAAGGTCATTGCGGAGGATATCTATCCGTTGGGTAAGGCAATGGAACAATTTACCGAGCAGGCTGCAATCCGTTTGCCTGCCGACAGAGTCAGCAGGAATCAGCTTGTTGAGCTGAAGGAATTGATCTATCAATTCCACGGTGCCACCCCCATCAAGCTGACTCTTCATTTCGATGGGAGAGGTGAGGTGGATATCCTGCCCATGAAGGATATCACGGTTCGGCCGTGCCCGGATTTTTTCAATAAGGTCAAGGTCTCCTTTGGTCCGAGATGTTTGTCTATGCAGATGCGTCAGGCTGAGGTGCAGCGGAAGAAGCGATTCGGGGGAGGAAGAGACCGGTAG